One window from the genome of Streptomyces sp. WZ-12 encodes:
- a CDS encoding lysine N(6)-hydroxylase/L-ornithine N(5)-oxygenase family protein — MNTPPHNDPDTTADAPGPDEPLDLAGIGIGPFNLSLAALAHPLTQLRTAFYDQHPAFHWHPGLLIDGTTLQVPFLADLVTLADPASPWTFLNYLKTRERLFPFYFAERFHIHRAEYDAYCRWVSENLPALHFGHHIDAVRWNHERHLFEVDFTQLDADGEAEALGRTHARNLVLGIGTAPHIPIPLRPLADAPTVPVIHSADYLDHRERLLAAEHLTVIGAGQSGAEIFLDQLRARPEGREHLHWLARTPAFAPMEYSKLGLEQFTPDYTRYFHGLSERARDELLPAQWQLYKGIDHDTLAAIHDELYRRTLDGGWPNAVLTPGVQVRTAGRVGTTKVELHLEHAQQGSRSRLTTDAVVLATGYRERRLDTLLAALDPYLRRDASERPRIDEHHRLVLDPAITGSVYVQNAERHTHGAGAPDLGLAAWRSATILNSLTGNSPYTLPGRTAFTTFGLSQPQPRRSGTVPRQGSTLVPRH; from the coding sequence ATGAACACCCCACCGCACAACGACCCCGACACCACCGCCGACGCCCCCGGCCCCGACGAGCCCCTCGACCTCGCCGGCATCGGCATCGGCCCCTTCAACCTCTCCCTCGCCGCCCTCGCCCACCCCCTCACCCAGCTCCGCACCGCCTTCTACGACCAGCACCCCGCCTTCCACTGGCACCCCGGCCTCCTCATCGACGGCACCACCCTCCAAGTCCCCTTCCTCGCCGACCTCGTCACCCTCGCCGACCCCGCCAGCCCCTGGACCTTCCTCAACTACCTCAAGACCCGCGAACGCCTCTTCCCCTTCTACTTCGCCGAGCGCTTCCACATCCACCGCGCCGAATACGACGCCTACTGCCGCTGGGTCAGCGAGAACCTCCCCGCCCTCCACTTCGGCCACCACATCGACGCCGTCCGCTGGAACCACGAACGCCACCTCTTCGAGGTCGACTTCACCCAACTCGACGCCGACGGCGAGGCCGAGGCCCTCGGCCGCACCCACGCCCGCAACCTCGTCCTCGGCATCGGCACCGCCCCCCACATCCCCATCCCGCTCCGCCCCCTCGCCGACGCCCCCACCGTCCCCGTCATCCACTCCGCCGACTACCTCGACCACCGCGAACGGCTCCTGGCCGCCGAGCACCTCACCGTCATCGGTGCCGGCCAATCGGGCGCCGAGATCTTCCTCGACCAACTCCGCGCCCGCCCCGAAGGCCGCGAGCACCTCCACTGGCTCGCCCGCACCCCGGCCTTCGCGCCCATGGAATACAGCAAGCTCGGCCTGGAACAGTTCACCCCCGACTACACCCGCTACTTCCACGGCCTCTCCGAACGCGCCCGCGACGAGCTCCTCCCCGCCCAATGGCAGCTCTACAAGGGCATCGACCACGACACCCTCGCCGCCATCCACGACGAGCTCTACCGCCGCACCCTCGACGGCGGCTGGCCCAACGCCGTCCTCACCCCCGGCGTCCAGGTCCGCACCGCCGGCCGGGTCGGCACCACCAAGGTCGAACTCCACCTCGAACACGCCCAACAGGGCAGCCGCTCCCGCCTCACCACCGACGCCGTCGTCCTCGCCACCGGCTACCGCGAGCGCCGCCTCGACACCCTCCTCGCCGCCCTCGACCCCTACCTCCGCCGCGACGCCTCCGAACGCCCCCGCATCGACGAGCACCACCGCCTCGTCCTCGACCCCGCCATCACCGGCTCCGTCTACGTCCAAAACGCCGAACGTCACACCCACGGCGCCGGCGCCCCCGACCTCGGACTCGCCGCCTGGCGAAGCGCCACCATCCTCAACTCCCTGACCGGCAACAGCCCTTACACCCTCCCGGGCCGCACCGCGTTCACCACCTTCGGCCTCAGCCAGCCCCAACCCCGCCGCTCGGGCACCGTCCCCCGCCAGGGCTCCACCCTCGTCCCCCGCCACTGA
- a CDS encoding bifunctional metallophosphatase/5'-nucleotidase — MGFDRRKFLGGSVVAGAGVVLGGPGAPTASAAPAGPGGAERRRDRYAFTVMGTTDLHGNVFNWDYATDAEFDDPDHNDVGLAKISTLVDDVRRARGRQNTLLIDAGDTIQGTQLAYYYAKVDPITGPRGPVHPMARAMNAIGYDAAALGNHEFNYGIPVLRKFEESCRFPLLGANALDARTLRPAFRPYVIKRLRTPRGRDVRVAVLGLTNPGIALWDKAHVQGKLTFPGLPEQAAKWVPRLRSMGADVVIVAAHSGASGTSSYGDQLPYVENAAALVAERVPGIDAILVGHAHVEIPERRVVNEATGREVVLSEPLKWGQRLTLFDVAVEWRRGRWEVDSVGARVLNSNTAREDPRITTLLRAEHRKVVAYVNQVIGKSKAEMSAQQAPVKDTPILDFIAYVQAEAVRKALAGSAHAALPVLSQASCFSRTAKVPAGDVSIRSMAALYPFDNTLQARVLTGKQLREYLEFSARYYVRTAPGGPVDPARITNADNTPDYNYDAVSGVAYEIDIAKPVGQRIGQLTFDGKPVADAARFVLAVNNYRASGGGGFPHVASAEQVWQTSEEIRNLIIAWVKASGVIDPAVFARVGWRLTRDGVPVF, encoded by the coding sequence ATGGGGTTCGACCGGAGGAAGTTCCTGGGTGGTTCCGTGGTGGCGGGGGCGGGGGTGGTGCTCGGGGGGCCGGGAGCGCCCACCGCGTCGGCGGCACCGGCCGGGCCGGGCGGCGCCGAACGGCGCCGGGACCGCTACGCGTTCACCGTCATGGGGACGACGGACCTGCACGGGAACGTCTTCAACTGGGACTACGCCACCGATGCGGAGTTCGACGATCCGGACCACAACGACGTGGGGTTGGCGAAGATCTCGACGCTGGTGGACGACGTCCGCCGGGCGCGGGGGCGGCAGAACACCCTGCTGATCGACGCCGGCGACACCATCCAGGGCACGCAACTGGCCTACTACTACGCGAAGGTGGACCCGATCACCGGTCCGCGGGGGCCGGTCCACCCGATGGCGCGGGCGATGAACGCCATCGGCTATGACGCGGCGGCGCTGGGGAACCACGAGTTCAACTACGGGATCCCGGTGTTGCGGAAGTTCGAGGAGAGCTGCCGCTTCCCGCTGTTGGGCGCCAACGCGCTGGACGCGCGGACGCTGCGGCCGGCGTTCCGTCCGTACGTGATCAAGCGGCTGCGCACGCCGCGGGGGCGGGACGTGCGGGTGGCGGTGCTGGGGCTGACCAACCCCGGGATCGCACTGTGGGACAAGGCCCATGTGCAGGGGAAGTTGACCTTCCCGGGCCTTCCCGAGCAGGCCGCGAAGTGGGTGCCGCGGCTGCGGTCGATGGGCGCCGACGTGGTGATCGTGGCGGCGCACTCGGGGGCCAGCGGCACCTCGTCGTACGGGGACCAACTGCCGTACGTGGAGAACGCGGCGGCGCTGGTGGCGGAGCGGGTGCCGGGGATCGACGCGATCCTGGTGGGGCACGCGCATGTGGAGATCCCGGAGCGGCGGGTGGTGAACGAGGCGACGGGCCGCGAGGTGGTGCTGTCGGAGCCGCTGAAGTGGGGGCAGCGGCTGACGCTGTTCGACGTGGCGGTGGAGTGGCGCCGGGGCCGCTGGGAGGTCGACTCGGTGGGGGCGCGGGTGCTCAACTCCAACACGGCGCGGGAGGATCCGCGGATCACGACGCTGCTGCGGGCCGAGCACCGCAAGGTGGTGGCGTACGTGAACCAGGTGATCGGGAAGTCGAAGGCGGAGATGTCGGCGCAGCAGGCGCCGGTGAAGGACACCCCGATCCTGGACTTCATCGCGTATGTGCAGGCGGAGGCGGTGCGCAAGGCGCTGGCGGGGTCGGCGCACGCGGCGTTGCCGGTGCTGTCGCAGGCGTCGTGCTTCTCGCGGACGGCGAAGGTGCCGGCGGGGGACGTGTCGATCCGGTCGATGGCGGCGCTCTATCCGTTCGACAACACCCTTCAGGCACGGGTGTTGACGGGGAAGCAGTTGCGGGAATACCTGGAGTTCTCGGCGCGCTATTACGTGCGGACGGCGCCGGGCGGTCCGGTGGATCCGGCGCGGATCACCAATGCGGACAACACGCCGGATTACAACTACGACGCGGTGAGCGGGGTGGCGTATGAGATCGATATCGCCAAGCCGGTGGGGCAGCGGATCGGGCAGCTGACGTTCGACGGGAAGCCGGTGGCGGACGCGGCGCGGTTCGTGCTGGCGGTGAACAACTACCGGGCGAGCGGCGGGGGTGGCTTCCCGCATGTGGCGTCTGCGGAGCAGGTGTGGCAGACGTCGGAGGAGATCCGGAATCTGATCATCGCGTGGGTGAAGGCGAGCGGGGTGATCGATCCGGCGGTGTTCGCGAGGGTGGGGTGGCGGTTGACGCGGGACGGGGTGCCGGTGTTCTAG
- a CDS encoding SIMPL domain-containing protein — translation MTDPTPPAALPYGTPDAPRLAVRGEAHLEVDPEIARITITVNARGTDRKTALTDLTRRNEHALTLVKSYGPAVEHLETGSFTLTPQLTEKGRHERVRAYQGHVTLTATLNDFTALGELTTRLADLELTRVDGPWWDLRPDSPAHRTARTRAVQEAVQRAREYAEALGARLDAVLEIADLGADGQPHQQGYGFAAGGAARSASFEAAPALDLEPRRQTVRAGVNARFTMTRPVL, via the coding sequence ATGACCGACCCCACGCCCCCCGCCGCACTGCCCTACGGGACCCCCGACGCCCCGCGCCTCGCCGTCCGCGGCGAGGCCCACCTCGAAGTCGACCCCGAAATCGCCCGCATCACCATCACCGTCAACGCCCGCGGCACCGACCGCAAAACCGCCCTCACCGACCTCACCCGCCGCAACGAACACGCCCTCACCCTCGTCAAGAGCTACGGCCCCGCCGTCGAACACCTGGAGACCGGCAGCTTCACCCTCACCCCCCAACTCACCGAAAAGGGCCGCCACGAACGCGTCCGCGCCTACCAAGGACACGTCACCCTCACCGCCACCCTCAACGACTTCACCGCCCTCGGCGAGCTCACCACCCGCCTCGCCGACCTCGAACTCACCCGCGTCGACGGCCCCTGGTGGGACCTGCGCCCCGACTCGCCCGCCCACCGCACCGCCCGCACCCGGGCCGTCCAGGAGGCCGTCCAGCGCGCCCGCGAATACGCCGAGGCCCTCGGCGCCCGCCTCGACGCCGTCCTCGAAATCGCCGACCTCGGCGCGGACGGCCAACCCCACCAACAGGGCTACGGCTTCGCGGCCGGCGGGGCCGCCCGCAGCGCCTCTTTCGAAGCCGCCCCCGCCCTCGACCTCGAACCCCGCCGGCAGACCGTCCGCGCCGGCGTCAACGCCCGCTTCACCATGACCCGTCCGGTGCTCTGA